GTGCCGGACACGCCGGTGCCCCGCACGGGGAGGTGACCCGCCTGCGGTCCGGGCTCTCGCACGTCGGCTGATGCTCGCCTCGGGCCCGAGTACGGATCGTCTCCGGTCCGGTCCCTCCGCCGCCTTTGAGCTCGTACGCCGCCCGGCGGCCCTCCCGCCCGGGGCTCACCTGCGCCGCTCACCTGTCGCCGGGCGCGTCCCCGGGATCCCCAGTGCGGCCGTCAGCGCTTCCGCGCCGTCCCGTACGCCGGTGCCCTCGCGGAAGCGGTCCCGGGTCCGCCGGGCCGCCCCGCGTCCGGCGGTCAGGCACCACTCCCACCACCGCTCCAGCCCTTCGACGTCGAGCCGCTCGGCCGGGATCAGGGCGGGCCAGCCGCACGCGCGTGCCTGCGCCGTCACCTTCGCGCCGCCCGTGACCGGATCGACGGCCAGCGCCGGCGTCCCGGCCCGCAGCGCCAGGACCAGCCCGTGCAGCCGGTCCGTGACGACGAGGTCGAGGCGGTCGAGCACGGACGACAGCTGGGCGGGGGTGGTGCTCAGCCGCCAGTCGTGGATGTCGAGCCGGGTCTCCAGCTCCAGCCGCGCGCAGTCCTTCCCGGCCAGCCAGCGGGTGACGGTCGCGGCGACCTCCGCGTGCCGCCGCCGGCCGCCGTACTCGTGCTGCCCGTGGGTGAGGATCACCCCCACCACCGGCCGGGCAGGGACGGCGGGCGCGCGGGCCGACAGGTCCACGCGCGGCTCGGCGCCCGGGGCGTCCCGCGCCAGCACCTCGTGGAAGCCGGCGGCGGCCGGGTCGGCCGGATCGACGACGGAGGTGCCGACCGCGATCCGCACACAGTGCGCGAACCGCCGGTGCAGCTCCTCCACCTGCGGCCCGTGCACCGGCCCGCACACGAACACCAGATGGGAGTACGCCTCGGCCCGCACCCCCTCCAGATGCAGCGCCCCCGGCCTGAAGCCCGGGCTCCAGGCGACGTCGTACGCCAGTCCGGCCCGCCGAAGGACGTCCTCCACCCGCCGCAGGGCCAGTACGTCCCCGGCGGTGGCCTCGCCGTCGCGGAAGCTGAACCAGCCCACGAGCAGGATCCGCTGCGGTTGTTCCATGGTGCGCACGGGTGCCCTGAGCTCCCGTCGGTCAATCGCCGCGCGGCCTACAGGGCGCGCGCGACGAGGAGGGCGACGTCGTCGTGGTCGTCGGGGAGGCGCAGGCCGTACAGGAGGAGGTCGCAGGTCTCCTCCAGGGGCCGCCGGGGTTCGTCGAGGAACGTCAGGAGTGCGTTGAGACGGTCGTCGATGGGGTGGTGGCGGGTCTCGACGAGGCCGTCGGTGTAGAGGACCAGCAGGTCGCCGGGGGCCAGGTCGACGGTGGTGGGCTCGAACCCGATGCCCCCGATGCCGAGCGGGGCCCCGGCGGGCAGGTCGAGGAGCTCGGGGGGCCGGCCGGGGCGGGCCAGCGCGGGCGGCATGTGACCCGCGTTGCCGATGCGGCACTGACCGGTGCGGGGGTCGTACACGGCGTACAGGCACGTGACGATGTAGTGCTCCAGATCGCAGGTGATCTTGTCGAGGTGCTGCAGCACGGCGCCGGGGTCGAGGTCGAGGTCGGCGTAGGCGCAGGTCGCGGTGCGCAGCCGGCCCATGGTGGCGGCGGCGTCGATGCCGTTGCCCATGACGTCACCGACGACCAGGGCGGTCTTGTCGTCGCTCAGACCGATCACGTCGTACCAGTCGCCGCCGACCTCGCTGGTGGCCTGGGCGGGCTGGTAGCGGGAGGCGAGCTCCAGACCGGTGTGGTGCGGCGCGTGGTCGGGCAGCAGGCTGCGCTGGAGGGTGAGCGCGGTGTTGCGCACGCTCTGGAACCAGCGGGCGTTGTCGATGGCCACGGCGGCGCGGCTGGCGAGCTCACCGGCCAGCACGACGTCGTCCTGGTCGAACGGCAGCGGGTTGCGGGTGCGCTTGAGGTCGAGGGCGCCCAGCACCTCGCCGTGCGCGATCAGCGGCACGGCCAGATACGAGTGGACCCCGGCCTGCGCCAGCAGCGCGACGGCCTCGTCGTCGCGGGCGATGCGCGGCAGATCACGGTCGCCGACATGCCGTACCAGGACCGGCCGGCCGGTGTGCACGCACAGGGTGACCAGGCGGTCGCCCTCGTAGGCGGCGAGGTCTCCGGGTGAGTCGGCGGCGCGCACCGCCACGGTCGGGTGGGCCGCCTTCAGCGCGAGGGCGCGGAACAGCTCCGGCCCGTGGTGCGGGGCGCGGGTGCGGCGACAGGCCAGCGCCGAGTCCAGCACGTCCACGGCGACCACGTCGGCCAGCTCGGAGGCGGCGATGTCCGCCAGTTCGAGCGCGGTCTGCTCCACCTCCAGCGTGGTGCCGACCCGGGCGGAGGCGTCGGCGATGAGGGCGAGGCGCCGACGGGCCCGGTCGGCCTCGGCGGCCGCGCGATGCCGTTCGGTGACGTCGACGACCGAGGTGGCCGCGCCCAGGACCCGCCCGCCGGGGTCCTCCAGCCGGTAGAACGACAGGGACCAGGCGTGCTCGTGCTCGGGGTCGGTCGGCGGGCGGCCCACGTGGTACTGGTCGAGCAGCGGGGTGCCGGTGGTGAGCACCTGACGCAGGCACGCCTCGATGGTGTCGACGTCCGGCAGGTGCAGGGTCTCCCTGAGGTGACGGCCGATGTGCTCCTCGGCCGGGACCCCGTCGAGCCGTTCCAGCGCCGGGTTGACCAGCAGATACCGCAGCTCGGGGTCCATGAGGGCCAGGCCGATGGGGGACTGGTTGATCAGCCGTTCGCACAGCGCGAGGTCGGTCTCGACGCGCTGCAGCAGGTTGTGGTCGGCGGCCAGACCCAGGGCGTAGACGTCACCGAGATCGTCCAGCAGCCGCATGTTGCGGAACTCCGTCAGGCGGCTGCTGCCGTCCTTGTGCCGGATCGGGAACGCGCCGGCCCAGCTCCGGCCGGTCTCCAGCACCTCCGCGAACAGCTTCGTCACGGCCGGCAGGTGCTCGGGATGGACGAACAGACGTGCCGCGTAGGTGCCGAGCGCCTCCTCCGCCGAGTACCCGAAGAGCTCCTGGGCCTGCGGGGTCCAGAACAGGATGCGTCCGTCCGCGTCGACCACGACCGCCGCCACGCTCAGCACGTCCAGCAGGCCGATCGGTCTCGGCTGCTCCGCCGTGTACTCGTCCTCGTCGGACTGGAAGGATTCGGCTGTCATCCCTGATCCTCCTCCACCGGCCGGCGGAAGCGACGCGTGTTCTTCCATGCTGCCCCCGGCCCCGTGCCTTGCCCAGTCCGAGGGGCCGTCGACATGGCCCGCGCCGTGCGCTCGGACGGACAAGCAGGAACATGGCAGTGCAGAGGATGGGGACCTCGTGGACTCCGCCCGACACGGTTCCGGAGCTCCGCCGCCCGCTGAGGGGCGCCATGTCTTCGACGCGTCCACCGACGCGGCGTCGCCGGTGTGGTGATCGGCTGGACCCGGGCGCCCGTGTCGTGGTCGAAGAAGCCCGCCGAGGCGGGGCAGCCGGTCGCGATGCTCGGCGGCGATCCGGACACCGTCGCCGAGATCCGTCCGCTGCTCGACCCCCTGTGCCGGGAGACGGTGTACTGCGGTCCGGTCGGCCACGGGATGGTGATGGAGCCGGCGGTCAACCTGTACCTGGACACCAGGCTCGCCGGCCTGGCCGAGGTCGTGCACGTCGCCGATCGCTACGGCCTCGGCCTCGACACCTTCCGCGCCGTCGTCGACGCCGGCCCGCCGGTCGGCGACCTCACCCGGGTGCAGAGCCCCATGCTCGTCGCGCGGGACTTCTCGGTGCAGGCGGCCACGTCCGACGCCTTCGCCGACACCCGGCTCATCGCGAACGCGGCGCGCGCGGCGGGGATCTCCGCCCCGCTGCTCGACCGAACGGCGAGCTGTACGGCGAGAGCGTGGCCCTCGGCAACGGACGGCTGGACGTGGTGTCGGTCATCCGGGCCGTCGAGGCGCGGACCGAGGCGCTCGGCCGGTCGTCCGGCACTACGTAGCCGACCGCTCGCCGTGGGCGTAACGTCCCCATATGGGCGAGGTCGGGTATGTGCGGCGGGCGGACGCCGCGCGCGGGGAGGCGCACGGTCGCCCGCGACCGTCCCGAGGGCTCCCCCGCGGTGCGGGAGGTACCCGGTGAGCGGCCCGGGCGGGGCGGCCACCGACGCGGAGGAACGGGACGCCGCGTTCGCGGACACGGTGCGCCGGACCGGCGCGTCCATCGGTGCCCTCTACCTGCTCGCACCGGACGAGCAGGTGCTCTGCCTGGACGTGCTGAGCGGCGTCCCGGCCGACTTCGCGGCGCCGTGGGTGAGGGTGCCGCTGGCCGCTCCGATGCCGGTGGCCGTCGCGGTCCGTGAGGACCGCATGGTGTGGGTGGGCAGCCAGGAGGAGATGTCCCGCGCCTATCCGCGCACCGCGATGGTGGTTCCCTACCCGCTGGCCCTGGTTGCCGCGCCGGTCACCGGCGTCCAGCGCTGGGGCGTACTGATGCTGATGTGGCCCGCCACCCGTCCGCCGTACATGACCGCACGGGAGCGGGGGAACATCGCCGCCAGTTGCCGGCGTCTGGCCCGGCTGCTGGAGGAAGCCGCGGAACACGGCAGGCTGCCCTCGCCCGCCGACGGGCCGCGTGTCGTCCTGACGGGCACCGACCGCCGGCCCGTGAGTCCGACGATGGCCGTCGCCGACTTCGTGGAGCGCCTGCCGGGCGGGAGCTGCGCCCTGGACCTGGAGGGCCGCTTCACCTTCGTCAGCAGCGGAGCCTGCGACCTGCTGGGCCGCGACGCCGATCAGCTGCTGGGCACGGTGCCGTGGCAGTCCCTGCGCTGGCTCGACGACCCCGTCTACGAGGACCGCTACCGCGGCGCGGTCATCAGCCGCGAGCCCGTCGCCTTCACCGCGTGCCGCCCGCCGGACCACTGGCTGGACATCCACCTGTACCCGGACGCCAGCGGCATCAGCGTCCGGATCGTCCCGTGCGGTGGGCAGCCCCCGCCCGCACCGGCGCCCCGCAACCCCGCGCGCCCCGCCGCACTCGCCCGCGCGGGCCGGTTGTACCAGCTCATGCACCTGGCCGCGGGGCTGACCGAGGTCGTCGGCGTCCAGGACGTCATCGATCTGGTCGCCGACCAGATCATGCCCGCCTTCGGCGCCCAGGGCATGGTGCTGTCCGCCGCCGACGCGGGCCGGCTGCGGATCACCGGCTACCGCGGCTACGCAGCCGACGTCATCGAGCGGCTCGACGGCCTGCCCCTCGACACCGGTCTGACCCCGGCCGGGCAGGCCATCGCCGGCGGCATCCCCGCCTTCTTCGGCGATCCGGACGAGATGCGGCGCATCTACCCCCAGGCCCCGCTGATGAGCGACAAGCAGGCCTGGGCGTTTCTGCCGCTGATCGTCTCCGGCCGGCCCGTGGGCATCTGCATCCTGTCCTACGACCGACCGCACACGTTCCCGGCCGAGGAACGCGCCGTCATGACCTCGCTCGCCGGTCTCGTCGCCCAGGCCCTCGACCGCGCCCGCCTCTACGACCTCAAGCACGAACTCGCCCACGGCCTCCAGCAGGCGCTGCTCCCGCGCAGCCTGCCCACGATCGCCGAGCTGCGGGTCGCCGCCCGCTATCTGCCCGCCACCCGGGGCATGGACATCGGCGGGGACTTCTACGACCTGATCCGGCTCGGCGACACGGCCGCCGCGGCCGTCATCGGGGACGTGCAGGGCCACAACGTCGCCGCCGCCGCGCTGATGGGGCAGGTGCGCAGCGGCGTCCTCGTCCACGCGACCCTCGGCACCAGCCCCGACCAGGTCCTGGCCAGAACCAACCGGCTGCTGGTCGATCTCGCCCCCGATCTGTTCACCAGCTGCCTCTACGCCCACCTCGACTTCGCCCACCGGCGGGTCACGCTGGCCGGCGCCGGCCACCCGCCGCCGTTGCGGCGCCTCCCCGACGGCGACACCCGGCCCGTCGAGCTGGCGCCCGGCCCGCTGCTCGGCATCGACCCCGACGCCGTGTTCCCCGTGACCGAGATGCCGCTCACGCCGGGGCTGACGCTCGCCTTCTACACCGACGGCCTCATCGAAAGGCCGGGCGTCGACGTCGACGAGGCCATCGACGGCCTGGCACGGCACCTCGCCGATGCCGACGACCGGGACCTGGACGCGCTGGTCGACGCCCTGCTGCGGCAGGCCGGCCCCGACGGCCGGCGCACCGACGACACCGCCCTGCTCGTGCTGCAGCACCGGCCGGCGGGGGACGGCGAGCGGCACCCGGGGGAGTAGCCGACGCGCACGGTCCTCGCCGTCGCCGTGGCTCAGCGCGTCCGGAGTGCCTCAGGAGCGGGCCCGGACGGTGGTCGACGCCGTGGCCCCGACGGCGGTCGCCGCGAAGTCCGCAAGAAGTGAGCCGGCGCGTCCGGAACCCGTGGGCAGGCGCCGCCGCGGTCCTCCGGGGCGGGGCGGCCGGGAGGTCGGACGGACTCGGCGCGCTCCGCGGCACGGTGGTCGCCGTCCGCGGCCCGCGTCCGGGGCGCGCCGGACGCGCGGCGGCCCGGGAGGACGCCTCCGCCGTCCGTTCCGGGAGCAGCGGCCGTGTGGTCCGCGCTCACCTCCGTCCCGAGGGACGCCCGTCCAGGACGGCGAGCGGCGCCGGGCGGGG
This region of Streptomyces chromofuscus genomic DNA includes:
- a CDS encoding polysaccharide pyruvyl transferase family protein, which translates into the protein MEQPQRILLVGWFSFRDGEATAGDVLALRRVEDVLRRAGLAYDVAWSPGFRPGALHLEGVRAEAYSHLVFVCGPVHGPQVEELHRRFAHCVRIAVGTSVVDPADPAAAGFHEVLARDAPGAEPRVDLSARAPAVPARPVVGVILTHGQHEYGGRRRHAEVAATVTRWLAGKDCARLELETRLDIHDWRLSTTPAQLSSVLDRLDLVVTDRLHGLVLALRAGTPALAVDPVTGGAKVTAQARACGWPALIPAERLDVEGLERWWEWCLTAGRGAARRTRDRFREGTGVRDGAEALTAALGIPGTRPATGERRR
- a CDS encoding SpoIIE family protein phosphatase, with product MTAESFQSDEDEYTAEQPRPIGLLDVLSVAAVVVDADGRILFWTPQAQELFGYSAEEALGTYAARLFVHPEHLPAVTKLFAEVLETGRSWAGAFPIRHKDGSSRLTEFRNMRLLDDLGDVYALGLAADHNLLQRVETDLALCERLINQSPIGLALMDPELRYLLVNPALERLDGVPAEEHIGRHLRETLHLPDVDTIEACLRQVLTTGTPLLDQYHVGRPPTDPEHEHAWSLSFYRLEDPGGRVLGAATSVVDVTERHRAAAEADRARRRLALIADASARVGTTLEVEQTALELADIAASELADVVAVDVLDSALACRRTRAPHHGPELFRALALKAAHPTVAVRAADSPGDLAAYEGDRLVTLCVHTGRPVLVRHVGDRDLPRIARDDEAVALLAQAGVHSYLAVPLIAHGEVLGALDLKRTRNPLPFDQDDVVLAGELASRAAVAIDNARWFQSVRNTALTLQRSLLPDHAPHHTGLELASRYQPAQATSEVGGDWYDVIGLSDDKTALVVGDVMGNGIDAAATMGRLRTATCAYADLDLDPGAVLQHLDKITCDLEHYIVTCLYAVYDPRTGQCRIGNAGHMPPALARPGRPPELLDLPAGAPLGIGGIGFEPTTVDLAPGDLLVLYTDGLVETRHHPIDDRLNALLTFLDEPRRPLEETCDLLLYGLRLPDDHDDVALLVARAL
- a CDS encoding SpoIIE family protein phosphatase → MSGPGGAATDAEERDAAFADTVRRTGASIGALYLLAPDEQVLCLDVLSGVPADFAAPWVRVPLAAPMPVAVAVREDRMVWVGSQEEMSRAYPRTAMVVPYPLALVAAPVTGVQRWGVLMLMWPATRPPYMTARERGNIAASCRRLARLLEEAAEHGRLPSPADGPRVVLTGTDRRPVSPTMAVADFVERLPGGSCALDLEGRFTFVSSGACDLLGRDADQLLGTVPWQSLRWLDDPVYEDRYRGAVISREPVAFTACRPPDHWLDIHLYPDASGISVRIVPCGGQPPPAPAPRNPARPAALARAGRLYQLMHLAAGLTEVVGVQDVIDLVADQIMPAFGAQGMVLSAADAGRLRITGYRGYAADVIERLDGLPLDTGLTPAGQAIAGGIPAFFGDPDEMRRIYPQAPLMSDKQAWAFLPLIVSGRPVGICILSYDRPHTFPAEERAVMTSLAGLVAQALDRARLYDLKHELAHGLQQALLPRSLPTIAELRVAARYLPATRGMDIGGDFYDLIRLGDTAAAAVIGDVQGHNVAAAALMGQVRSGVLVHATLGTSPDQVLARTNRLLVDLAPDLFTSCLYAHLDFAHRRVTLAGAGHPPPLRRLPDGDTRPVELAPGPLLGIDPDAVFPVTEMPLTPGLTLAFYTDGLIERPGVDVDEAIDGLARHLADADDRDLDALVDALLRQAGPDGRRTDDTALLVLQHRPAGDGERHPGE